GCGCGCCGGCGACGAGGATGGGCGGCAGGGGTTCGTAGGTTACAGCCGAGATGCGATTGGTGACCCGCGTCAGGTCGACCACCCCAATCACGGCGATGGCGGGGCTCCCCTTGATCAGGAACGACATCTCGTTGACCAGGCTCGGCAGGCTGGTAATCACGATCTGGGGAAGCATGATACGCCGGAAATACACCCAGGGCGTCATACCGACGGCCAGGGCCGCCTCCCGCTGTTCGTTGGAAAAATTGTTGAAGGCCGAGCGCCAGATTTCTGCATTGAACGCCGTGGTATTCAGGGTCAGGGCGATGATACCGGCGATGGATCGATCCATATTGAGACCCAACGTCGGCGCCGTAAGAAAGATGAAAAGCACCAGGGTCACCAGGGGCGTTGCCCGGGCAATACTGATGTAAAGCCCGAGCAACTGATGAACGAAGGGAATACGGGCCGAACGCACGAGCGCGATGATGAGCCCCAGGGTTACCCCCAGGGCGATGGAAACGCCCGAAATCCAGAGGGTCACCCAGGCGCCTTCCAGCAACATCGCCCATGCGGTTGAATCCATCGGTCCCTGTCTCCCCCTGCACCCTGTCTGTCTGCGACAACTTACATGCCGGCCATCTGGTGAAATTCGTCAACGCTGGTAATCGGCACCTTCGGCAGATCGTCGAAGGCCTGCCCGAACCATTTTTCCTGCAACTCGGCGAGACGCCCGGTTTCACGCATGTGGTTCAGGAAATCCGTCAAATAGGCGAGCAGTTCGGCATTGGCCTTTGGAACCGGCCAGCCGACAAATCCAGGGCCGGAGACGGCCTGACCCGCCTCGAAAACGTCTCCCCGCTCCTTGATGAGGTCATTGACCGGAACGGCCGAATTGATTGCGTAGTCCAGACGCCCGTTAGCCAAATCTGCGTAGATTTCCGGATAGGCCTCGTATTGCACTACCTCGCCCAGCTCTCCACCGGTCTCTTCCAGCATGGCCTCCAGTTCGGGGAGCCTTGAGAGCAGGACGCTGCCCGCCTGCACACCCACCGTCATGCCGTCCAGGTCGGCCACGCTCTTGATACGGTCATCACCCGCACGTTTGATATAGAAATGCTGGGCCGAGGCGAAGGGAGGCGCATAGTTGAACACGCGCAAACGTTCGTCAGAGACTGAGGCACCGGTAATGGCCGCATCGTACTGACCGCTCGCGACCGCCGCGAGCAGGCCGGTCCACGGCAGGATTTCCTGACGAACCTCGAAGTCGGAATAGTCTTTCAGCTCCGCAATCATGTCCTTCATGAAGCCATCGGGCTCGCTACCGCGCATGAAATTGAAGGGTGCATAGTTGTCCTCGGTCGCGACGATCATATAGCCGCGTTCCTTGACCTCCGGCAGATCTCCCGCCTGCAGCCCCGTACTCAGCCCCAGGGCGAGACTGCCCAGGGCCGCTAACAGAATTCGCTTGGCCTGGTTAACGTTTAGCAAGCGCCATGCCGACGTGTGGTAGTGCTTCATTTTGTTCTCCCAAGACGTTCAATCAGTGCGAGACCTCGACAGGGGGTCTCGAAGGCGTCGTACCAGATCACACAGTCGTTCCAGATCGTGAAAAGGCCGCTCCGAAACAGCCGTTCGATTTCACCCTATGGGCTTTTGCGGCGTCCGCTTAGAGCCAGTTCCGGATCCACCGTGTGACAGACGCCGTGGCATGTTTTGTGCTCGAGTTTATGAACTCAGGGTCAAGGTTGGATGTTGTCTTGGAATAGGAGGGAGCAAACGTATGACCACTCTCTGCTTTGCCTTGCAGGATAGCTCGGAGCGTGGCCTTCAGGAGCAGTTGCGCGAGGGCTTGCTGGAAGCCATCCGCGTGGGCAGTCTGCCAACGGATGCACCTCTGCCCAGTTGCAGGAAGCTGTCCCGCCGGCTCGGCATTTCCCGCAACACCGTTGCCATCGTGTATGAAAAGCTGGTGGACGACGGCTTCCTGGTCAGCCGGCCTCGCAGTGGCTACTACCTGCATGCCGACTACCGGAAGGAAGGCTCACCGCTGGTCGACAAAGCAGTGGATAGGGCGGCACCGGCGTGGCAAAACATCGGAGCCAGGACGACCGATCCTGCACCATCATGGCGCAGCCGACTGGCCCGGCATCCGAGCAAGTACCAGGGCGTACTCAAACCCAGCAACTGGACGGACTACCCTTATCCGTTCATCTACGGCCAGCCGGGAACAGACGACTTCCCCATTGCGGCCTGGCGCGAGATTTCACGGCGACGACTGGAAGGCAAACGAGATCGCGACTGGCTGCGCGACCGTATTGACCAGGATGATGCATTGCTTATCGAGCAGATCCGCAAACGACTGCTACCCAGACGCGGCATCCTGGCCCAGCCGGATGAGATCCTCGTGACCCTGGGATCACAGAATGCGCTTTTCCTGTTGGCACAGCTTCTGTTCAAAGCCGGCACACGGGTCGGCCTGGAGAACCCGGGTTACCGTGAAGCCGTCAACGTCTTCCAGTTCTTCGGCGGCTCGCTCGTCCCCCATAATGTGGATAGCCAGGGTATCGAGCTGACCCGGGCATCGACGCAGTGCGACTACCTCTATGTCATGCCCAGCCATCAGGTTCCAACGGGAATAACCATGAGTCGTGGCCGTCGCGACGCGCTCATGGCCCAAGCCGTTGCCCATGACCAGGTCATTATCGAAGATGACTATGATGCGGAACTGCATAACGATCACGAAGCGCTACCGGCGTTGAAGGCGAGTCGCGCGGGCACCCGTGTCATTTATCTTGGCAGCTTTTCAAAGGTGCTCTCGCCGGGGCTGCGCATGGGCTATCTCGTCGCGGACGCAGAACTGATCGAAGAACTGCGAGCCTTGCGCCGACTGATGTACCGGCACCCGCCGGCGAATCTCCAGCACCAGATGGCCCAATTGATCGCCCAGGGCTATTACGAAACCTACCTGCGCAGCCATGTCGAGGATACAGACCGCCGTCGAGAAACGCTGCTCGCCGCCATCAACACCTACCTTCCGCAAAGTCGCTGCCATAGTGCAGACCGGGCCAGCGCATTCTGGCTGGAAATGCCGGCCGGAACCGATACCCAGCAACTGGCCTGGATGGCCGCCCAGCGCGGCGTCCTCATCGAACCCGGGTTCCAGCATTTCCAGGATACGGCGCCACCCCGTCACTTCTTCCGACTGGGATTCAACGCCATCGAGCGTGGCCATATCGTTCCAGGTATTGAACGCTTGGCCTCAGTGATGCACAGCGCTGACTAGCCAGATGTCACACGGTTGCTGAATAACTGGCCCTAAAAACCGCTTCGCCTTTGCCTCTATAGTCTCCCTGAAACAGACCTCCTGAAACGAGCCCTTCATGCAGGGGCGTCAGGCCCACAACAGGCGGAGCACACGATGCCCATCCCTCCATACTGGCTTTTCGGTGCGGCCATCGCCTTTGTGGCGGGCGCATTGCGCGGCTATACAGGGTTCGGCTTCGCCATGACCATGGCGCTCGGCCTGCTATGGTTCCTCCCGCCAGTGCAGGTCGTACCGACGGTACTGATGCTGGATATCCTGGGGGCCCTCGGCCTGCTGCGACACGCCTGGCAACATGCCGACCATGCGATCCTCCGGCGCCTGCTACCGGCCATGCTGGTCGCCTCCGTCATCGGCGTACTGGTGATGCACGTGCTACCGGACGGGCCCGCTCGTTTGCTGGTCGCCTTCGTTTGCCTGGCGGGCGCGCTGGCCACGCTGATCAAACCTGCCAGATCGCATCAAACGCCTGCCGATAAGCGGGCCCACGATCTGAGGTTTGCCGTACCGGCCGGCGGTGTTTCAGGTCTAGCGATGAGTATGGCGTCCGCAGGAGGGCCTCCGCTGATGGCGTATCTCGCGCAAACGACCCTGGATGCACAGGTAGCCCGCGCCACTGCTATTCTCTTCTTCATTGCTGCGAGCATGGTCGCGCTGACAGGCTATACCGGCGTCGGGGCGTTGTCCGCGAATATTATCGGGCTCGCCCTCTTCCTCTGGCCACTCGCTTTGGGGGGAGCGGCATTGGGCCAATGGTGTTTTCGCCGTTTCCCTCCGGCCTCATTTCGCAAACTCGTATCGCCATTACTCATTGCCATGGCCGCGTGGCTGCTTATGAAGGAGCTGTGGATGCTGGCCGACTAGCCAGACATCTGTTGTGGCCCACCTCGAACCGACTGCATAGAGGAGTCCTGTTATGACCATTGCCTTTATAACCGGCGCAACGTCCGGCTTTGGCCGGGCCACTGCGGAGCGTTTTGCCGAAGCCGGGTGGGCGCTGGTACTGACCGGCCGGCGCCGGGAACGTCTCGACGAACTGGAACGCCGACTGGCCGGCAAGTGCCCGGTGCTGACGCGCGTTCTCGACGTGACGGACGCCCAGGCCGTAACCGAGTGCATCGCGCACTTGCCCGAGGCTTTCCGGGCCGTTAGCGTATTAATCAATAACGCCGGGTTGGCGCTCGGGACGGCGCCCGCCCAGGATAGCGATCCCGAACAGTGGCAACGTATGATCGATACCAACATCAGCGGTCTTACGCGAGTGACCCACGCCCTGCTCCCCACCCTGAT
The window above is part of the Marinobacter nanhaiticus D15-8W genome. Proteins encoded here:
- a CDS encoding sulfite exporter TauE/SafE family protein — encoded protein: MPIPPYWLFGAAIAFVAGALRGYTGFGFAMTMALGLLWFLPPVQVVPTVLMLDILGALGLLRHAWQHADHAILRRLLPAMLVASVIGVLVMHVLPDGPARLLVAFVCLAGALATLIKPARSHQTPADKRAHDLRFAVPAGGVSGLAMSMASAGGPPLMAYLAQTTLDAQVARATAILFFIAASMVALTGYTGVGALSANIIGLALFLWPLALGGAALGQWCFRRFPPASFRKLVSPLLIAMAAWLLMKELWMLAD
- a CDS encoding amino acid ABC transporter permease; translated protein: MDSTAWAMLLEGAWVTLWISGVSIALGVTLGLIIALVRSARIPFVHQLLGLYISIARATPLVTLVLFIFLTAPTLGLNMDRSIAGIIALTLNTTAFNAEIWRSAFNNFSNEQREAALAVGMTPWVYFRRIMLPQIVITSLPSLVNEMSFLIKGSPAIAVIGVVDLTRVTNRISAVTYEPLPPILVAGALYMVIIGFLVWFQRVAERKANRLAV
- a CDS encoding transporter substrate-binding domain-containing protein: MKHYHTSAWRLLNVNQAKRILLAALGSLALGLSTGLQAGDLPEVKERGYMIVATEDNYAPFNFMRGSEPDGFMKDMIAELKDYSDFEVRQEILPWTGLLAAVASGQYDAAITGASVSDERLRVFNYAPPFASAQHFYIKRAGDDRIKSVADLDGMTVGVQAGSVLLSRLPELEAMLEETGGELGEVVQYEAYPEIYADLANGRLDYAINSAVPVNDLIKERGDVFEAGQAVSGPGFVGWPVPKANAELLAYLTDFLNHMRETGRLAELQEKWFGQAFDDLPKVPITSVDEFHQMAGM
- a CDS encoding PLP-dependent aminotransferase family protein; this encodes MTTLCFALQDSSERGLQEQLREGLLEAIRVGSLPTDAPLPSCRKLSRRLGISRNTVAIVYEKLVDDGFLVSRPRSGYYLHADYRKEGSPLVDKAVDRAAPAWQNIGARTTDPAPSWRSRLARHPSKYQGVLKPSNWTDYPYPFIYGQPGTDDFPIAAWREISRRRLEGKRDRDWLRDRIDQDDALLIEQIRKRLLPRRGILAQPDEILVTLGSQNALFLLAQLLFKAGTRVGLENPGYREAVNVFQFFGGSLVPHNVDSQGIELTRASTQCDYLYVMPSHQVPTGITMSRGRRDALMAQAVAHDQVIIEDDYDAELHNDHEALPALKASRAGTRVIYLGSFSKVLSPGLRMGYLVADAELIEELRALRRLMYRHPPANLQHQMAQLIAQGYYETYLRSHVEDTDRRRETLLAAINTYLPQSRCHSADRASAFWLEMPAGTDTQQLAWMAAQRGVLIEPGFQHFQDTAPPRHFFRLGFNAIERGHIVPGIERLASVMHSAD